The DNA window CGAGGCCCTGCCGTGCACGGCCGACCTCAAGAAGGTGGCCACGCGCCTGCAGACGCTCCACGACCTGGGGCTCGGCTACCTCACGCTCGGAGAGGCCACCCCCGCGCTCTCCGGCGGCGAGGCCCAGCGCCTGAAGCTGGCCAGCGAGATGAAGCGCTCGCAGACGGATGCCGTGTTCGTGTTCGACGAGCCCACCATCGGCCTGCACCCCTTGGACGTGCGCACGCTCTTGGAGGTGTTCGACCGCCTGGTCGCGCAAGGGGCCACCGTCGTGGTGATCGAGCACGACCTCGATGTCATCGCCAATGCGGATTACGTGTTGGACCTCGGCCCCGGCGGCGGTGCCTCCGGCGGCCGCATCGTCGCCGCCGGCACCCCCGAAGAGGTCGCCGCCAACCCCGACAGCGTCACCGGGCGGTATTTGTAGCCGCAGGAGCGCTTCGCGACGGACGCCGCCTCACGCCTGGCGGTAATGGCTGAGGAAATCGCTAAGATCGCGCATGGCCTCGCCGAGCACCTCGATGCGGGGCAGGTACACCACGCGGAAGTGGTCGGGCTTCTTCCAGTTGAAGCCGCCGCCGTGCACCACCAGCAAGCGCTTCTCGTGCAAAAGGTCGAGCGCGAACTTCTCGTCGTCCACGATGTTGAACTTCTTCACGTCGAGCTTCGGGAAGATGTAGAAACCGGCCTTGGGCTTCACCGCGGTCACGCCGGGGATGTCGTTGAGCGCCTGGTACACGTACTCGCGCTGCTCGTACACGCGCCCGCCCGGCACGATGTAGCCCTGCACGCTCTGGTGGCCGCCGAGCGCCGTCTGCACGATGGACTGGGCGGGCACGTTCGAGCACATGCGCATGTTGGAGAGCATGTTGAGCCCCAGGATGTAGTCGCGCGCGGACGCCTTGTCGCCCGAGAGGATCATCCACCCGATGCGGTAGCCGGCCACCATGTGCGACTTCGACAGGCCGCTGAACGTGACGCAGAACAGGTCGGGCGCCATCGAGGCGATGGAGACGTGCTCGAGGCCGTCCATGACGATGCGGTCGTAGATCTCGTCGGAGAAGATGATGAGGTTGTGCTCGCGCGCGATATCCACGAGTTCTTGGAGCACCTCGCGCGGGTAGAGCGCGCCGGTAGGGTTGTTGGGGTTGATGATGACGAGGGCCTTCGTGCGGCTCGTCACCTTCTTGCGGATGTCGTCCATGTCCGGGTACCATTCGGCCCCTTCGTCGCACACGTAGTGCACGGGCGTGCCGCCGGCGAGCGTCACGCAGGCCGTCCACAGCGGATAGTCCGGCGAGGGCACGAGCACCTCGTCGCCGTTGTCGAGCAGCGCGAGCATGCTGAGGTTGATGAGCTCGCTCACGCCGTTGCCGGTGTACACGTCCTCGATATCGACGTCCGGGATAGCTTTGAGCTGCGCGTACTGCATGATAGCCTTGCGCGCCGAGAACAGGCCCTTCGCCGAGGAGTAGCCCTCGCACTCGGCCAGCTGGCGGCTCATGTCGAACACCATCTCCTCGGGCGCGCGGAAGTCGAAGGGCGCCGGGTTGCCGATGTTGAGCTTCAGCACGCGCGCGCCGGCCGCCTCCATGCGCTCAGCCTCCTCCACCACCGGTCCGCGCACGTCGTACAGCACGTTGTCCAGTTTGGTCGACTTCTTGATCTCGCGCATGGTCTCGCTCCTCAGTTCAATTTCGGATGATTCGTTCGGTTCTGAAAGTTCAATTTCTCCCTTGGCGGTGCCCGTCGCATCGTGCCCCGCGCCGTCGAGGAGCCACGCCTCGGGCACCTCGAGGATGTCGGCGAGCAGACGCCCCACCGGGCGGCGCGGCTCGGTTTTCCCGTTCGCGTATTGGCTGACCTGGCTCTTCCCAAGCCTCGTTCCACGTTTTGAGGCGATGCGTATCAGATCGGCCTGCTTGAGTCCCTTGGCCGCCATCGCCTGCGCAAGGCGGTCGGCGAACGTTTCGTGCTGCATGCTCATAGACGCTCCATAGGTTCAATTTCGCTTGGAATTAAATTGAACCTATTGAACCAGAGAACCGCCGAGGATACAAGGCATGCGCAGAAAAGTTCATTTTCCGGTACCGCAGCGAAGGCAGACGGTCAGGCCGCGTCGAAATGTGCCGTTGGAGACGTGGTAGAATCTAACCGTGCAACCCGCAACCGCCTCGAAGACACGGAAGGCCCTCATGACGGAACAGGACTTGAGCGATCTCGATTACGCCACTGGCTACGAGAAGATGTACGGCATCACCGACGAACGCGAGGATTACCTGCGCCTTCTTCAATACCAGCTTCATCGCTTCGACACGCGCCCCACGGCTCCGAAATGCGACAGGGCGCTCATAGAGCGGCTCGAAGATCAGAGGGAGATCCTCGCCGCTCACGGCTTCGACCCCACGAAGGAAGACCATATCTTCGAAACCGTGAAAGTCGACTTCGTGCACACCACCGCTCGCATCGAAGGCAATACGCTTTCGCTCAAGGAAACCGGATTGGTGCTCGAGGAGGACGCCGTCATTCCCGGCAAGCCTTTGAGCGAGCACCTCGAAGTCGTCGACATCGCCCGTGCGTTCGACCTCATGGTCGAGCTCGTGCGCGACCGCAAGCCGCTCTCCGAGGAAGTCATCCTCTCCATCCACGAAGCCGCATCGGCGCATCTGGACGACTGCGAGCCCGGCGAGTACCGCTGGGACCAGCGCTACATCTCCTCCTCGCCCATCATCCCCCCGCCACCCGCGCGCGTCCCCCAGTTCATGAACAGCCTCCTCGCCTGGACGAAGAAAGCCGAGGGCCCCGCGATCGAGACGGCGGCGCTCTTCCACCTCGCGTTCGAGGACATCCATCCCTTCCAGGACGGCAACGGCCGCACGGGCCGCGTGCTGCTCAACTTCATGCTGATGAGCGCCGGCTACCCCGCCGTGAGCCTCAAGGCTGACGAGGCGGGCGTCGCCGCGTACTACCAGGCCATCGAGTCGTTCACGCGCGACTTCGAGGGCCGCGACGGTTCGGCGATGGTCGACCTCGTCGCCCGCCGGCTGGAGGACTCCATCGGCCAGCGCATGCTGCAACTGGAGCAGCAGCGTTCGTAGTCCCCTCTCATTTGCCCTTACTGTCGTCCGAAACGTACGGTTTTGGCGCGAAAACCGTACGTTTCGGGCGACAATGCGCCGTTCACTCGATGTCCCAGATGTCGTCGAAGGCGATGCGCTCGCGCACGATGGTGAGGGTGCGGCCGGCCTCGTCGATGTCGCTCACGAGGCCGCGCGCGATCACGTAGGCCTCGCCGTCGTAGTAGGTGACGGCGACCATCGCGCGGCGCTCCACTTGCGCGAACTTCTGCGACAGCTCGAGCGCGCGCTCCTCGGTCATCTCACGCCGGGGCTCCGCCGTCCGCTCGCGCTCGCGGACGAGGTCGTAGTAGCCGCGCAAGGCGGCGAAGGGCATGAACTGCTGGGCGCGGTCGGCCCGCGGGCGGCGCTCAGGCATGGTGGCCCCCTATCTGCTCGTTGCGCTCGCGCGCCGTGGCCTTCTCCTTCAAGCTCGTGCCGCGCAGAAGCGCGTTCTTGCCGAAGCGGCGCTTCACGTCGAGCACCGCGCGCTGCAGGCTGCGCTCCTCGGCCTCGGCCGCCTCGTCGGTGAACAGGTCCATCGTGGCGAACTCCTCGGGCAGCACCCCGCCGAAGCCCACGTTGAGGCGGCGGATGGGCGCGTCTGTGCGCGTGGTCTCGTCGTAGAGCTCCAAGAAGCGCGGCATGAGCTTGGAGAACAGGTTCGTGCGGTCGGGCTGCTTGCGCGTGGCGCCGGTGTGGGGGAAGGAGCGCCTGCCGCTCGCGGGCCTCCTGCCGTGGCCGCCGTCGAAGAACGCGCCGCCCTCCCCGTCCGCGTTCCCGCCCGGCCCCTTCGCGTAGCCCACGAACAGCGAGATGGACTCCGCCACCAGGCGCTTGTCCGCCAAATCCAGCACGAGCTGGTCCACCATCTCCTTGAGCACGTCGCGCGCCTCGTCAAACGTGTAGTCGCCGGGCAGAACCTGCCCGTTCATCAGGGAATGGCCGCTCGGCTCGTAGGCGTGGATGTCGGCGATGGTGCAGGGCTCCACCCCGTGCGCATGGTCGATGAGGTACTCCGCGTTCACGCCGAACTCGCGGTAGAGCGTCGCCTCGCTCATCTCGCACACGCCGCGCAGGTCGTGCACGCCGTACTTGGCCAACCGCCGCGCGATGCCGGGACCGATGTTCCAGATGTCGGTGATGGGCCGATGCGTTTGGATGCTGCGCTCGAACTCTGCCTGGTCGAGCGCGCCGATGCGGTCCGGCGCGTGCTTGGCCGTGATGTCGAGCGCCACCTTGGCGAGAAAGAGGTTCGGCCCGATGCCCGCCGTGGCGTAGACGCCGGTCTCGGCCAGCACCGCGTCCATGAGCATGACGGCGAACTCCCGCGCGTCCACCTGGTAGAGCGCAAGGTACGGCGTGGCGTCGATGAAGCACTCGTCGATGGAGTACGCGTGGATGTCCTCCGGCGACACGTAGCGCAGGTAGACGGAGTAGATGTCGGCCGACACCTCCATGTAGCGCCGCATGCGCGGGCGCGCCATGATGAAGTCGACGCCCTCCGGGATCTCGAACACGCGGCAGCGGCTGGACAGGCCGAGCGCCTTCATCGGCGGCGTGATGGCCAGGCAGATGGTCTTCTCCGTGCGGTCCGGATCGGCCACGACGAGGTTCGCCTTGAGCGGGTCGAGCCCGCGGTCGGCGCACTCGACGCTCGCGTAGAAGCTCTTCAAGTCGATGCACACGTAGGTGCGCCCCTCGGCCACGCCGCCCTCCTTCGAACTCTCGTTTGTGGAAACGTTTGTTCGCTAGTATACCACGTTCGAGAAGGGAGGGGCGACGAAAAAGGGCGGGACAAGGGAACCGTCCCCTTGTCCCGCCCGCGCCGCGCGTCAACCCCAGGCGCGCTTGGAGGCGTGGCTCACGTAGCCCTCCCCCATCACCACGTCGCGAAACACGTCCGACAGCTCGGTCACGTCCCAGAGGAACCCCTGGCCGGGCTCGCGTTGCGCGCGGGCGACGACCTCGGGGTAGGAGTACCGGTCGATCTTGCCCGACGATTTCAGTCCGAACACCTCGCCCGATATGTAGCCGGCCTCCTCGGTGGACAGGTACGCGAGGATCGGGCCCAGGTTCGCCGGATCGCCGTGGTCGTCCTCGACCACCTTCAGAAGCTCGGGGTCGGGATCCACCCCGGTGGCCGCCTTCACGTTGCGCAGCATCTTGTTGTACTCCACGGCATGCGCGGGCGACTTCCCCTGCGGGCAGTACGCGTTCACGGTAATGCCGAAGCGGAAGAGCTCCTTCGCGGACGCGTAGGTGAGGCCCACGATCCCGGCGTTGCCCGCCGAGTACGCGTCGTTGTCGGGCAGGCCCACCCAGGCGTCGGACGACCCGTTGAAGATGCGGCCGAAGCCCTGCTCGATCATGTGGGGCACGGCGAAGTGCATCATGTTGAACGCGCCCTTCATCTTCGTGACCGTGAGCTTGTCCCACATCGCCTCGTCGAGGTTCACGATGGAGCCCGAACCCATGCCCGCCGCGTTGTTCACGACGATGTCCACGCGCCCCCACGCGTCGAGGGCGGCTTGCACCAGGCGCTCGGCGTCCTCCGGAACCGACACGTCCCCGTAACAGGGCACGGCCTCGCCGCCCTCGGCCTCGATGAGCGCCGCCGTGGCCTCCGCGTCGCCCGCCAGCGCGAGCATCTCGTTGTAGTCCTCCTCGGGCATGGAGTCCTTGTCGTAGCTGCGCACGCTCAGCGAGCCGGGCGCGCGGTTGTTCGTGACCACGCGGGCGCCCTCGCGCGCGAGCCCTACGGCGATGCCGCGCCCGATTCCCTGCCCCGATCCCGTGACGATGGCGACTTTCCCGTCCAACACTCCCATGAGCCTTGTCTCCTCTCGCGTTGCGGCCGCCCTTCGCGGCCCTGGCTTATATGTTGTTCGCGATGCCCCACGCGTCGGTGATGGCATCGTGGATGACCCGCTTGTCGTCGCAGCGCGAGCGCAGCACCGCGTCTCCCACCAGGTAGGCCTCGGGCACGGCCTCGCGCACCTCGCGCCACAGGGCCGGCTGACCGTGGTAGCCGCGGCACATGAGGATGTCGTCGCAGGCCACTTCCTCCTCCTTCTTGGACTTCCCGTCGCGCAGCACGGCGCCGGCGTCCGTCACCTCGACGAACGAGCGGTTCAGCTTGAACGCGAGCCGGCCCTCCTTGCGGAACTCGTCCAAAAGGATGTTCAGGCGCTGCTGCTGGGGCGTGGAGTTGTCGTCGCCGAGCTCCATCGTGCCCATCGTCGCGCCGCGCCGCGAGCTCACGATCACGCGCTTGCCCTTGCGCAGGAGGCTGAGCGCCATCTCCAGGTTCATGAAGCAGCCGCCCACGATGAGCACGGTCTGGCCGAGGGAGTCGGCGTCGGGATTCTCGGCGAAGTCGCGCAGCGAGCGCACCTTGCCCGCATGCGCGTCCGCGCCCTTGCACTTCGCGGGCAGCGCCGGCGCGCCCGTGGCCACGATCACAGCGTCGTAGCCGCCCTCGATCAGGGTGCGCGCGTCGGCCTCGCGCTCGATCACGTTGACGCCCAGCTTGCGCATCTGCACGGCGTAGTAATCGATGAGCCGGCCGATGTCGTGCTTGAGCTCCCGGTCGAACGCGGCCTCGTGCATGGTGCCGCCCAGCTTGCGCTTCTCGTAGAGGTCCACCTCGTGGCCGCGCACGCGCAGAAGGCGCGCCGCCTCCATGCCCGCGGGGCCGCCGCCCGCGATGCCCACGCGCTTGACCCGGCCGACGGGGTTCACGTCGCGGATGCCCGCCATGTTGCAGCGCGGGTTCACCGAGCAGCGCAGGCCCACGGCCGCGTTGAACGTCTCCATGGTGCCTACGCACCCCTTCGTGCAGCGGATGCACGGGACGATGTCCTCGGGCCGGCCCTCGGCTATCTTCACCGCCCACAGCGGGTCGGCGATGATGGGCCGCCCCAGGCCGATGAAGTCGCACGCGCCCTCCGCAAGCGCCCGCTCGGCGAAGTCGGGCGTGGTGAAGCCGCCGTCCAGGATGATGGGCAGCTCGATGCCGGCCTCCTTGAACCCGCGCGCGATCTCGATGAAGTCGCCGCGCTTGTCATACTGGGCGTTGATGCAGCGCACGTTGCGGTAGTCGCCGCCTACGATGTGGAAGCACACGACGCCGGTCTTCTCGAGGATCTTCGCCTGCGCGATGCCCTCCTCCATCGTCAGGCCGTCGGGGCTGTACTCGTCGCCGGCCAGCCGCGCGATGATGGGGAAGCCCTTGCCACACTCCTTCTGCACCTCCTCGACGATCTCGCGGTAGAAACGCACGCGGTTCTCGGGCGAGCCGCCGTACTCGTCGTCGCGGTGGTTGTAGAACGGCGAGCAGAACATGGCGATGAGATGGTTGATGGAGCCGTGGATCTCCACGCCGTCGAACCCGGCCATCTTCGCGCGCCAGGCGGCCTTGGCGAAGTCGCGCTCGCACTGCTTGATCTCGGCCTTCGACATGCCACGGATGGGGAACGGCATGACGCCGCCCATCAGCTCGTTCATGGTGGAGGGGCCCCAGGAGGGGCGGTCGGTGAGCGCGATCTGCTTGCCCATGTGGTTGAGCTGCAGCACCGCCTTCACGCCGCAGTCCTTGATGGCCGATGCCAGGCGCGCCATGCCCGTAATCTGGTCGTCGCGGGTGAGCATCTGGCTGTTCTC is part of the Arabiibacter massiliensis genome and encodes:
- a CDS encoding FAD-dependent oxidoreductase, producing the protein MNTEFPMLMKPGSIGRWDLPNRIVMAPMGTLNADKDGYITDRSIKFYAEQAKGRMGLIVVECTFIDEVASKGEENSQMLTRDDQITGMARLASAIKDCGVKAVLQLNHMGKQIALTDRPSWGPSTMNELMGGVMPFPIRGMSKAEIKQCERDFAKAAWRAKMAGFDGVEIHGSINHLIAMFCSPFYNHRDDEYGGSPENRVRFYREIVEEVQKECGKGFPIIARLAGDEYSPDGLTMEEGIAQAKILEKTGVVCFHIVGGDYRNVRCINAQYDKRGDFIEIARGFKEAGIELPIILDGGFTTPDFAERALAEGACDFIGLGRPIIADPLWAVKIAEGRPEDIVPCIRCTKGCVGTMETFNAAVGLRCSVNPRCNMAGIRDVNPVGRVKRVGIAGGGPAGMEAARLLRVRGHEVDLYEKRKLGGTMHEAAFDRELKHDIGRLIDYYAVQMRKLGVNVIEREADARTLIEGGYDAVIVATGAPALPAKCKGADAHAGKVRSLRDFAENPDADSLGQTVLIVGGCFMNLEMALSLLRKGKRVIVSSRRGATMGTMELGDDNSTPQQQRLNILLDEFRKEGRLAFKLNRSFVEVTDAGAVLRDGKSKKEEEVACDDILMCRGYHGQPALWREVREAVPEAYLVGDAVLRSRCDDKRVIHDAITDAWGIANNI
- a CDS encoding DNA repair protein, with the protein product MAEGRTYVCIDLKSFYASVECADRGLDPLKANLVVADPDRTEKTICLAITPPMKALGLSSRCRVFEIPEGVDFIMARPRMRRYMEVSADIYSVYLRYVSPEDIHAYSIDECFIDATPYLALYQVDAREFAVMLMDAVLAETGVYATAGIGPNLFLAKVALDITAKHAPDRIGALDQAEFERSIQTHRPITDIWNIGPGIARRLAKYGVHDLRGVCEMSEATLYREFGVNAEYLIDHAHGVEPCTIADIHAYEPSGHSLMNGQVLPGDYTFDEARDVLKEMVDQLVLDLADKRLVAESISLFVGYAKGPGGNADGEGGAFFDGGHGRRPASGRRSFPHTGATRKQPDRTNLFSKLMPRFLELYDETTRTDAPIRRLNVGFGGVLPEEFATMDLFTDEAAEAEERSLQRAVLDVKRRFGKNALLRGTSLKEKATARERNEQIGGHHA
- a CDS encoding aminotransferase class I/II-fold pyridoxal phosphate-dependent enzyme; the encoded protein is MSMQHETFADRLAQAMAAKGLKQADLIRIASKRGTRLGKSQVSQYANGKTEPRRPVGRLLADILEVPEAWLLDGAGHDATGTAKGEIELSEPNESSEIELRSETMREIKKSTKLDNVLYDVRGPVVEEAERMEAAGARVLKLNIGNPAPFDFRAPEEMVFDMSRQLAECEGYSSAKGLFSARKAIMQYAQLKAIPDVDIEDVYTGNGVSELINLSMLALLDNGDEVLVPSPDYPLWTACVTLAGGTPVHYVCDEGAEWYPDMDDIRKKVTSRTKALVIINPNNPTGALYPREVLQELVDIAREHNLIIFSDEIYDRIVMDGLEHVSIASMAPDLFCVTFSGLSKSHMVAGYRIGWMILSGDKASARDYILGLNMLSNMRMCSNVPAQSIVQTALGGHQSVQGYIVPGGRVYEQREYVYQALNDIPGVTAVKPKAGFYIFPKLDVKKFNIVDDEKFALDLLHEKRLLVVHGGGFNWKKPDHFRVVYLPRIEVLGEAMRDLSDFLSHYRQA
- a CDS encoding SDR family NAD(P)-dependent oxidoreductase translates to MGVLDGKVAIVTGSGQGIGRGIAVGLAREGARVVTNNRAPGSLSVRSYDKDSMPEEDYNEMLALAGDAEATAALIEAEGGEAVPCYGDVSVPEDAERLVQAALDAWGRVDIVVNNAAGMGSGSIVNLDEAMWDKLTVTKMKGAFNMMHFAVPHMIEQGFGRIFNGSSDAWVGLPDNDAYSAGNAGIVGLTYASAKELFRFGITVNAYCPQGKSPAHAVEYNKMLRNVKAATGVDPDPELLKVVEDDHGDPANLGPILAYLSTEEAGYISGEVFGLKSSGKIDRYSYPEVVARAQREPGQGFLWDVTELSDVFRDVVMGEGYVSHASKRAWG
- a CDS encoding Fic family protein encodes the protein MTEQDLSDLDYATGYEKMYGITDEREDYLRLLQYQLHRFDTRPTAPKCDRALIERLEDQREILAAHGFDPTKEDHIFETVKVDFVHTTARIEGNTLSLKETGLVLEEDAVIPGKPLSEHLEVVDIARAFDLMVELVRDRKPLSEEVILSIHEAASAHLDDCEPGEYRWDQRYISSSPIIPPPPARVPQFMNSLLAWTKKAEGPAIETAALFHLAFEDIHPFQDGNGRTGRVLLNFMLMSAGYPAVSLKADEAGVAAYYQAIESFTRDFEGRDGSAMVDLVARRLEDSIGQRMLQLEQQRS